In Salarias fasciatus chromosome 20, fSalaFa1.1, whole genome shotgun sequence, a single window of DNA contains:
- the cebpb gene encoding CCAAT/enhancer-binding protein beta, with amino-acid sequence MEVAGFYDEGSFAIHSRDSIISPIGGGSYWRLGDSMTELGIEERERAIDFSVYLDCPQLPTQTQPQGDVFSDFLAENKKRVAALHNYKNYSLLNELEASQCDNLRDPREPYALGYTELQDSRVDGVINPELQSRYRAAAAAAAADHRDDSREDAKMENGSSGFDMRSYLHYQSTSGSLGNISTASSTCSSPPGTPAPSGKGRSPSHGGKMSSGKAKKRLDKDSDEYRLRRERNNLAVRKSRDKAKMRNLETQHKVLELAAENDRLQKRVEQLSRELATLRNLLSATGQC; translated from the coding sequence ATGGAAGTGGCGGGTTTTTACGACGAGGGCAGCTTTGCTATCCACAGTAGAGACAGCATTATCAGTCCCATCGGCGGCGGCTCGTACTGGAGGCTCGGAGACTCGATGACGGAGCTGGGCATTGAGGAGCGGGAGAGAGCGATAGACTTCAGCGTGTACCTGGACTGTCCGCAGCTGCCGACGCAGACGCAGCCGCAGGGGGACGTTTTCTCTGATTTCCTCGCGGAGAACAAGAAGAGAGTCGCGGCTTTACACAACTACAAGAACTACTCGCTGCTGAACGAGCTGGAGGCGAGTCAGTGCGACAACTTGAGGGACCCCAGGGAGCCCTACGCGCTGGGGTACACCGAGCTGCAGGACTCCCGGGTGGACGGGGTGATCAACCCCGAACTCCAGAGCCGCTACagggctgccgccgccgccgccgccgccgatcaCAGAGACGACAGCCGAGAAGACGCAAAGATGGAGAACGGGTCGTCTGGGTTTGACATGAGGTCCTACCTGCACTACCAGTCCACCAGCGGCAGTCTGGGGAACATCTCCACCGCGTCCTCGACCTGCTCTAGCCCGCCCGGCACACCTGCCCCGTCAGGTAAAGGCAGGTCGCCGTCGCACGGGGGCAAAATGTCCAGCGGGAAGGCGAAGAAGCGCCTGGACAAGGACAGCGACGAGTACCGGCTGAGGCGGGAGAGGAACAACCTGGCCGTGAGGAAGAGCAGGGACAAAGCCAAAATGCGCAACTTGGAGACTCAACACAAAGTGCTGGAACTGGCTGCGGAGAACGATCGTTTACAGAAGCGCGTGGAGCAGCTGTCCAGAGAGCTGGCCACCCTGCGCAACCTGCTCTCCGCCACAGGGCAGTGTTAG
- the peds1 gene encoding plasmanylethanolamine desaturase 1, whose translation MASMVNKNGCEEETQSPQPQGPGRGAARWGPQHAGARELANLYSPGKRCQEWISVILCFSLMAFNFIHLLANFHLGHAWSILLGIVAGIVTADFASGLVHWGADTWGSVDLPIFGKAFIRPFREHHIDPTAITRHDFIETNGDNCMLTIIPLANMAFNFLTLSPAEIYHIYPLYCYLFALGIFVTLTNQIHKWSHTYFGLPRWVVFLQDCHIILPRKHHRIHHVSPHETYFCITTGWLNYPLEKLGFWRNLEDIIQGVTGEKPRADDLKWAHKVK comes from the exons ATGGCGAGTATGGTTAACAAGAACGGGTGCGAGGAGGAAACGCAGAGCCCTCAGCCTCAGGGACCGGGTCGGGGCGCAGCCCGGTGGGGTCCGCAGCACGCCGGTGCCCGTGAACTGGCCAATTTGTACTCGCCAG GCAAAAGATGTCAAGAATGGATCAGCGTtatcctctgcttctctctcatGGCCTTCAATTTCATTCACCTCCTTGCCAATTTCCATTTGGGACATGCATGGTCCATCCTGCTGGGCATTG TGGCAGGAATAGTCACTGCGGATTTTGCATCAGGGCTCGTTCACTGGGGAGCGGACACGTGGGGATCCGTGGATCTACCCATCTTCGGAAAG GCCTTTATACGTCCGTTCAGAGAGCACCACATCGACCCCACAGCTATCACTCGTCATGATTTCATCGAGACCAACGGTGATAACTGCATGCTGACCATCATTCCTCTCGCCAACATGGCCTTCAACTTCCTCACCCTCTCCCCTG CGGAGATTTACCATATCTACCCCTTGTACTGCTACCTGTTTGCACTGGGCATCTTCGTGACGCTCACCAACCAGATTCACAAGTGGTCGCACACGTACTTCGGCCTGCCCCGCTGGGTCGTGTTCCTGCAGGACTGCCACATCATCCTCCCTCGCAAGCACCACCGCATCCATCACGTCTCCCCTCATGAGACGTACTTCTGCATCACTACAG GTTGGCTGAACTACCCTCTGGAGAAGCTGGGTTtctggaggaacctggaggacATCATCCAGGGAGTGACGGGCGAGAAGCCCCGAGCGGACGACCTGAAATGGGCTCACAAAGTGAAGTAA